The following are from one region of the Cloacibacterium sp. TD35 genome:
- the ctlX gene encoding citrulline utilization hydrolase CtlX, with product MQTTSTVLMIEPVAFGFNAETAQNNYFQVNSENAETQGKALQEFQNFAEKLRSHGINVMTIKDTVEPHTPDSIFPNNWISMHQDGKVVLYPMCAMNRRWERRNDILEKLQEKFEIKEIIDFSAPEKEGKFLEGTGSMIFDHDNKLAYGSVSLRLDEKLFREFCENFGYTPVVFHSFQTANGERLPIYHTNVMMCVADQFVVICLDCIDDETERVNVVNTILESGKEIIEISEEQMQQFAGNMLQVQNEDGKKFLVMSETAYNSLTPEQISAIKKYNEIIYSNLETIEINGGGSARCMLAEVFLPKK from the coding sequence ATGCAAACAACAAGCACCGTTTTAATGATAGAGCCCGTTGCATTTGGTTTTAATGCAGAAACGGCACAGAATAATTATTTTCAAGTGAATTCAGAAAATGCTGAAACACAAGGGAAAGCACTACAAGAGTTTCAAAATTTTGCAGAAAAATTAAGAAGTCATGGCATCAATGTGATGACGATTAAAGATACCGTAGAACCTCATACTCCAGATTCTATTTTCCCCAATAATTGGATTTCTATGCACCAAGATGGAAAGGTAGTGCTCTATCCTATGTGTGCGATGAACAGAAGATGGGAACGCAGAAATGATATTTTAGAAAAGCTTCAAGAGAAATTTGAAATAAAAGAAATCATCGATTTTTCGGCTCCAGAAAAAGAAGGAAAATTTTTAGAAGGAACAGGAAGCATGATTTTCGATCATGACAACAAATTAGCGTATGGTTCTGTTTCGCTGAGGTTAGACGAAAAATTGTTCAGAGAATTTTGTGAGAATTTTGGGTATACACCTGTCGTTTTTCATTCTTTTCAAACAGCTAATGGAGAAAGATTACCGATTTATCATACCAATGTGATGATGTGTGTAGCAGACCAATTTGTGGTAATTTGCCTTGATTGTATTGATGACGAAACCGAAAGAGTGAATGTAGTGAATACCATTTTAGAATCAGGAAAGGAAATTATAGAAATTTCTGAAGAACAAATGCAACAATTCGCTGGAAATATGCTTCAAGTGCAAAATGAAGATGGCAAAAAGTTTTTGGTAATGAGCGAAACCGCTTACAATTCTTTAACTCCAGAGCAAATTTCAGCTATCAAAAAGTACAATGAGATTATCTATTCTAATCTGGAAACCATAGAAATAAACGGTGGCGGAAGCGCAAGATGTATGCTTGCCGAGGTTTTCTTACCGAAGAAATAA